A single window of Pseudoduganella plicata DNA harbors:
- a CDS encoding FkbM family methyltransferase: MTFISYAQNFEDVLLWRALKHVPQGFYIDVGANDPEEHSVTKAFYDAGWRGINIEPMPSYHGTFLEQRPRDINLAVACGAAQGSITLFDTPAVNGWASTDAATARAHRAEGVEVVEVEVPLRTLNDICAEYAEGDIHFLKIDVEGFEGEVLRGLDLRRWRPWLLAIEATLPNSRETVHEQWEHLVTPFGYRFAYFDGLNRYYVADEHAELLDVLNVQANVFDDFVTHHLDKAQARSAALAQEASSNWQRVEELAAQLEKSQGALAAQLEQTRDVTVRLQQTQGVLTAVQEQAEQATLGLHAAEGRIHTLQAALHESDEWGRNLEQRLIATYASTSWRITAPLRFIARRGPDSLPNIARRKAKGALRRSLRWVTSQEALRRTLLPLIDRSPWLQARVARVLAAAKNATSDNVSNVQSVPQQLRELPESARAVLADLQQAYKEQAKF; this comes from the coding sequence ATGACCTTCATTTCGTACGCCCAGAATTTCGAGGACGTGCTGCTGTGGCGCGCACTGAAACACGTGCCGCAGGGCTTCTACATCGACGTCGGCGCCAACGACCCGGAGGAGCACTCCGTCACCAAGGCGTTCTATGACGCCGGCTGGCGCGGCATCAATATCGAGCCGATGCCGTCGTACCACGGAACCTTCCTGGAACAGCGCCCGCGCGACATCAACCTCGCCGTCGCCTGCGGCGCCGCCCAGGGGTCGATCACGCTGTTCGACACGCCCGCCGTCAACGGCTGGGCCTCCACCGACGCGGCCACCGCCCGGGCGCACCGCGCCGAGGGTGTCGAAGTCGTCGAGGTCGAAGTGCCGCTGCGCACGCTGAACGACATCTGCGCCGAATATGCCGAAGGCGACATCCATTTCCTGAAAATCGACGTGGAAGGCTTCGAAGGCGAAGTCCTGCGCGGCCTGGACCTGCGCCGCTGGCGCCCATGGCTGCTGGCAATCGAGGCCACGCTGCCGAACAGCCGCGAGACGGTGCACGAGCAGTGGGAACACCTCGTCACGCCGTTCGGCTACCGCTTCGCCTACTTCGATGGCCTGAACCGCTACTACGTGGCCGACGAACACGCCGAACTGCTGGACGTGCTGAACGTGCAGGCCAACGTGTTCGACGACTTCGTCACCCACCACCTGGACAAGGCGCAGGCCCGCAGCGCAGCGCTGGCGCAGGAAGCAAGCAGCAACTGGCAGCGCGTCGAGGAACTGGCAGCGCAGTTGGAAAAAAGTCAGGGCGCGCTGGCAGCGCAGCTTGAGCAAACAAGGGATGTAACCGTCCGGCTGCAGCAGACACAAGGAGTGCTCACCGCCGTACAGGAACAGGCAGAGCAAGCCACGCTTGGCCTGCATGCTGCCGAAGGCCGCATCCACACACTGCAGGCGGCGCTGCACGAATCGGACGAATGGGGCCGCAACCTGGAACAGCGCCTGATCGCAACATACGCCAGCACCTCGTGGCGCATCACGGCGCCATTGCGCTTTATCGCCCGGCGCGGCCCGGACAGCCTGCCCAATATCGCGCGGCGCAAGGCGAAGGGCGCGCTGCGCCGCAGCCTGCGCTGGGTCACGTCGCAGGAAGCGCTGCGCCGCACGCTGCTGCCGCTGATCGACCGTTCGCCGTGGCTGCAGGCCAGGGTCGCGCGCGTGCTGGCGGCAGCGAAGAACGCCACGTCGGACAACGTCTCCAATGTACAGAGCGTGCCGCAACAACTGCGCGAGCTGCCGGAATCGGCCCGCGCCGTGCTGGCCGACCTGCAGCAGGCCTATAAAGAACAAGCGAAATTTTGA
- a CDS encoding glycosyltransferase translates to MRIVIDLQSCQDGTAHDAAAVLAQAQQLAADARAHTVLVALSAAYPDSIDTLRHAFAGLLPPTQVLTWAMPAEDGPWQQHAAQALRTAFLASLDADAIYLPGLFDHPPVGAAVQVLPAPVPGVACIVGVGDAAALLAADTSPKHAARRLLLQHTTLVLARREAEVRHLGPLLPHARVAVQPADAAGFWDMAEAIAAEQPAVTPTQRPRLAFVSPLPPEKSGIADYSFEVIGELAAHYDIELVVTPGAAPLAPDSALARFPVRSADWFLQNGAGYDRVLYHFGNSNYHKHMFALLERHPGTVVLHDFYLSGVLDNMERDGDVPEAFLRALYASHGHPALHHHAEHGRNPAIWAYPCNLPVLRQAAGVIVHSDFSRRLAERWYGPGSAEGWRTLPLLRGGAPSDPAAFRAGARRALGIADGDYIVTSFGMLGATKLNDRLLDAFLASPLGQDPRCRLVFVGENESGPYGRELARRIGTLGEKVRITGFVSGTDYARWLAASDTAVQLRAQTRGETSASVLDCLLHGVATVINAHGASADLPDDVLVKLEDGFETADLAAALAALHADAQARLALGEKARAYVAREHSPAQVGRLYHEAIEHFATHSAPAHYRRMVGTLTAPDTPRPPGEAALIDLAGLIALNAPPGNRGAAPRQLFVDISALVQTDHKTGIQRVVRSVLLALLKDPPPGLRVEPVYSEGNMHCYRYARNFTFRMLGGQAPQLEDAPVELTAGDIFLGLDLASNITTQNEAQLLRMRRHGVQVWFVIYDLLPLLLPHAFPYGTGKYYGDYVNTITLVADGIVAISQSVAQELHELLASRPNRRATPLKLGYFHLGADIDASAPSTGLPDDSDQVFAAVQAAPTLLMVGTLEPRKGQAQALAACELLWERNVAVNLVIVGKNGWLMDALAKRLETHPQRGRRLFWLPGVSDEMLTRLYATSSALLAASEGEGFGLPLIEAAQKGLAVIARDIPVFREVAGDHAYYFEGKEPAQLAGAIDSWLALHHAGQAPGSERMPWLTWQQSAQQLMEAVVHGRIHARVEGGDIAPQLLVDVSAIARDDLRTGIQRVVRAQLWELLRLPTTRFQVHPVYLTDDGGRWHYRYARRYEHTLLGTDNHGVVDDDVKVGHGDVFYAPDFFPGAVTEAANTGLYARWRAAGVSVNFLIHDLLPVLRPDYFPPRTDTVFRHWLMAIVANADRLICISAAVADETRAWLGEHLPDRPLPELAVVHHGADIDASRPSMGLPDDAPAVLADIAAVPSFLMVGTIEPRKGHMQALDAFEQLWARGVDVRLTIVGGEGWKGLPDNQRRTIPAIIARLAHHPELGRRLHWLRGISDEYLEAVYQASACLLVPSEGEGFGLPLIEAARHGLPVIARDLPVFREVAAEHAHYFSGADGADLAGSIESWLALHRSGTAATSQGMSWQTWASNARQLGELLFGPGAITEIHPT, encoded by the coding sequence ATGCGTATCGTAATCGACCTTCAGTCGTGCCAGGACGGCACCGCCCATGACGCCGCCGCCGTGCTGGCGCAAGCGCAGCAGCTGGCCGCCGATGCGCGCGCCCACACCGTGCTGGTCGCGCTCAGCGCCGCCTATCCCGACAGTATCGATACGCTGCGCCACGCCTTTGCCGGTTTGCTCCCGCCGACGCAAGTGCTCACCTGGGCCATGCCGGCAGAGGACGGCCCGTGGCAACAGCATGCGGCGCAGGCGTTGCGTACCGCCTTCCTGGCGTCGCTCGACGCCGATGCGATCTACCTGCCCGGGCTGTTCGACCATCCGCCCGTGGGCGCCGCCGTGCAGGTGCTGCCGGCGCCGGTTCCCGGTGTAGCGTGCATCGTCGGCGTCGGCGACGCCGCTGCCCTGCTGGCCGCGGACACGTCGCCCAAACACGCCGCGCGCCGCCTGCTGCTGCAGCACACGACACTGGTGCTGGCGCGGCGCGAAGCGGAAGTGCGCCATCTTGGCCCGCTGCTGCCGCATGCCCGCGTCGCCGTCCAGCCGGCCGATGCCGCAGGATTCTGGGACATGGCCGAAGCCATCGCGGCCGAGCAGCCGGCCGTCACGCCAACGCAGCGCCCGCGCCTGGCGTTCGTGTCGCCGCTGCCGCCGGAAAAATCGGGCATCGCCGACTACAGTTTCGAGGTAATAGGCGAACTGGCCGCGCACTACGACATCGAACTGGTCGTCACGCCTGGCGCCGCGCCGCTCGCGCCCGACAGCGCGCTGGCCCGCTTCCCCGTGCGCAGCGCGGACTGGTTCCTGCAGAACGGCGCCGGCTACGACCGCGTGCTGTACCACTTCGGCAATTCGAACTACCACAAGCACATGTTCGCGCTGCTGGAGCGCCATCCTGGTACTGTCGTGCTGCACGATTTCTACCTGTCCGGGGTGCTGGACAACATGGAGCGCGATGGCGACGTGCCGGAAGCGTTCCTGCGCGCGCTGTATGCGTCGCACGGCCACCCTGCCCTGCACCACCACGCGGAGCACGGCCGCAATCCCGCCATCTGGGCCTATCCGTGCAATCTGCCTGTGCTGCGCCAGGCGGCCGGCGTCATCGTGCACAGCGATTTCTCGCGACGGCTGGCCGAGCGCTGGTATGGCCCGGGCAGCGCCGAAGGCTGGCGTACGTTGCCGCTGCTGCGTGGCGGCGCCCCAAGCGATCCGGCGGCGTTCCGCGCCGGGGCGCGCCGGGCGCTGGGCATCGCCGACGGCGACTACATCGTCACGTCGTTCGGCATGCTGGGCGCGACCAAACTGAACGACCGCCTGCTGGACGCCTTCCTGGCGTCGCCGCTGGGGCAGGATCCACGCTGCCGTCTGGTCTTCGTGGGCGAGAACGAAAGCGGTCCTTATGGCCGCGAACTGGCGCGCCGCATCGGCACACTGGGCGAGAAGGTGCGCATCACCGGTTTTGTGAGCGGCACCGATTACGCCCGCTGGCTGGCCGCCAGCGACACGGCCGTGCAGCTGCGCGCGCAGACGCGCGGCGAGACGTCGGCCTCGGTGCTGGACTGCCTGCTGCACGGCGTGGCGACCGTCATCAATGCGCACGGCGCCTCGGCCGACCTGCCGGACGACGTGCTGGTGAAACTGGAAGACGGATTCGAAACGGCCGACCTGGCCGCAGCGCTGGCGGCCCTGCACGCGGACGCGCAGGCCCGCCTGGCGCTGGGCGAAAAAGCACGCGCCTACGTCGCGCGCGAACACAGCCCGGCGCAAGTGGGCCGCCTGTATCACGAGGCGATCGAACACTTCGCCACGCACAGCGCGCCCGCGCACTACCGCCGCATGGTCGGCACGCTGACGGCACCGGACACGCCGCGTCCGCCGGGCGAGGCGGCGCTGATCGATCTGGCCGGCCTGATCGCCCTCAACGCGCCGCCGGGCAACCGCGGCGCCGCGCCGCGCCAGCTGTTCGTCGACATCTCGGCGCTGGTGCAAACGGATCACAAGACGGGCATCCAGCGGGTCGTGCGCAGCGTGCTGCTGGCACTGCTGAAGGATCCGCCGCCCGGCCTGCGCGTGGAACCCGTGTACAGCGAAGGCAACATGCATTGCTACCGCTACGCGCGCAACTTCACGTTCCGCATGCTGGGCGGCCAGGCGCCGCAGCTGGAGGATGCGCCCGTCGAACTGACGGCTGGCGACATCTTCCTGGGCCTGGACCTGGCCTCGAACATCACCACGCAGAATGAAGCGCAACTGCTGCGCATGCGGCGCCACGGCGTGCAGGTGTGGTTCGTCATCTACGACCTGCTGCCGCTGCTGCTGCCGCACGCGTTCCCGTACGGGACCGGCAAATACTACGGCGACTACGTCAACACGATCACGCTGGTGGCGGACGGCATTGTCGCCATCTCGCAGTCGGTGGCGCAGGAGCTGCACGAGCTGCTGGCCAGCCGGCCGAACCGCCGCGCCACGCCATTAAAACTGGGTTACTTCCACCTGGGCGCGGACATCGATGCCAGTGCCCCGTCGACCGGCCTGCCGGACGACTCGGACCAGGTCTTCGCCGCCGTGCAGGCCGCGCCGACCTTGCTGATGGTCGGCACGCTGGAGCCGCGCAAGGGGCAAGCCCAGGCGCTGGCCGCCTGCGAGCTGCTGTGGGAGCGCAATGTCGCCGTCAACCTCGTCATCGTCGGCAAGAACGGCTGGCTGATGGATGCGCTGGCCAAGCGCCTGGAAACCCATCCGCAGCGAGGCCGCCGGTTGTTCTGGCTGCCGGGCGTGTCGGACGAGATGCTGACGCGCCTGTACGCCACGTCGTCCGCGCTGCTGGCCGCCTCCGAAGGCGAAGGCTTCGGCCTGCCGCTGATCGAAGCGGCACAAAAGGGATTGGCGGTGATCGCGCGCGATATCCCCGTCTTCCGCGAAGTGGCGGGCGACCATGCCTACTACTTCGAAGGCAAGGAGCCGGCGCAACTGGCCGGCGCCATCGATAGCTGGCTGGCGCTGCATCACGCAGGCCAGGCACCCGGATCGGAACGAATGCCATGGCTGACGTGGCAGCAAAGCGCGCAGCAATTGATGGAAGCCGTCGTGCACGGCCGTATCCACGCGCGCGTGGAAGGCGGCGACATCGCGCCGCAACTGCTGGTGGACGTCTCGGCCATCGCCCGCGACGACCTGCGCACGGGCATCCAGCGCGTCGTGCGCGCCCAGTTGTGGGAGCTGCTGCGGCTGCCCACCACGCGGTTCCAGGTCCACCCGGTCTACCTGACCGATGACGGCGGGCGCTGGCACTACCGCTACGCGCGCCGCTACGAGCATACCCTGCTGGGCACCGACAACCATGGCGTTGTCGACGACGACGTCAAGGTGGGGCACGGCGACGTGTTCTACGCACCGGACTTCTTCCCCGGCGCCGTCACCGAGGCGGCCAACACGGGGCTGTATGCGCGCTGGCGCGCCGCTGGCGTTTCCGTCAACTTCCTGATCCACGACCTGCTGCCGGTGCTGCGGCCGGATTACTTCCCACCGCGCACGGATACCGTGTTCCGGCACTGGCTGATGGCCATCGTCGCCAACGCGGACCGGCTGATCTGCATCAGCGCCGCGGTGGCCGACGAGACGCGCGCGTGGCTCGGCGAACACCTGCCGGACCGGCCGCTGCCCGAACTGGCGGTCGTGCACCACGGAGCCGACATCGACGCGTCGCGCCCCAGCATGGGTCTGCCGGACGACGCGCCGGCCGTGCTGGCCGACATCGCCGCCGTGCCGTCGTTCCTGATGGTGGGCACGATCGAGCCGCGCAAGGGCCATATGCAGGCGCTGGACGCGTTCGAGCAGCTGTGGGCGCGGGGCGTGGACGTGCGGCTGACGATCGTCGGCGGCGAAGGCTGGAAAGGCCTGCCGGACAACCAGCGCCGCACGATCCCCGCGATTATCGCCCGCCTGGCGCACCACCCCGAGCTGGGCCGCCGCCTGCACTGGCTGCGCGGCATCAGCGATGAATACCTGGAAGCGGTGTACCAGGCCAGCGCCTGCCTGCTGGTACCCAGCGAAGGCGAAGGCTTCGGCCTGCCGCTGATCGAGGCGGCACGCCACGGCCTGCCCGTGATCGCGCGCGACCTGCCAGTGTTCCGCGAAGTGGCGGCCGAGCATGCGCATTATTTCAGCGGTGCCGATGGCGCCGACCTCGCCGGCTCGATCGAAAGCTGGCTGGCACTGCACCGCAGCGGCACTGCCGCCACGTCGCAAGGCATGTCCTGGCAGACGTGGGCCAGCAATGCGCGGCAACTGGGCGAGCTGCTGTTCGGCCCGGGCGCCATCACGGAGATCCACCCGACATGA